The DNA region ttggttagtCGATAACAAAAGATGTTTACGGGGAGCAGAGTTTATGGGGATCGACCTGTCCGGTCAGGTcgcggggatcgacctgcccggtcatgtcgtgggggtgtgggggcaacgcccccataattttttcagaaatcacACAATCATTCGCAATGGAATATATCAAATTTCTCAACGTGTTGGACGAGGCGAAGGCGTGGTCGAGGGCTTGAGGGCGAGCCTGTGGCGCGAGGGCAAGCGAGTGGCGGGCAGGCAGGCTTTCGGCGAGCTGGCGTGGTGAGGGCGAGCTGGCGTGGCGTGGCGGGGGCGAGCAGGCGCTCGGGCGAGCCGGAGTGGCGGGCGAGCTGCGGGGCGCGGGCGAGCTGGcgtgtggcgctcgggcgcgcGGCGAGGAGACGCTCGGCGGGCGAGGGCGAGAGCGGCAGACGAGGGGCTAGGGGCGAGGTGGTGCTCGGGCGAGCGGGAGTGGCGGGCGAGCTGCAGGGTGCGGGCGAGCTGGCGTGGCGTGGCATGGCGTGGCACTTGCGAGCAGACGCTAGGGCGAAGGCATGGCCGAGGGCTTGAGGGCGAGCCTGTGGCACGCGGGCGAGCCGGCGCCCGGGCGAGCAGGCGAGCGTGGTGCGCGAGGGGGCGAGGCGCGCAAGGGGCGAGCGCGCGAGGGGGCGAGGCGCGCAAGGGAGGACGCACGTTGTCGGGGCTGGCGTGCAGGCGGCGAGGTGATGATGAAGCGGTGCtaggattgatatttgatttgtttccaacTTTTTGGAGACTGACGGAGGGCTGGACGAAAATGCACAACTCACATGTTGTAAACCGAGAACAACGCAATCAATCGAACTTTGAActtacgattcagttcgactcgggagggggagactggtgatacccaaggatgaacccatcaagatccggcccaaattcccggcccatcattaaggcccacaggtgaatggcccatgacaagcccaggtattctcctataaataccaggttggagcgtatgattattggattcaatatattgttttcagcagcacccttagttgcttcccccatatatcctcagtcactgacttgagcgtcggaggggctacgccaggacaccctcctggccccctcctaacgatcttatttgtgatttcaggctcagggtaatttcagaacctgcgtctggactagtgacacttgccggaatcggaccctaaatttcccgtgagtatcatgtatgtttcatattatattttatcaaCTAATTGATTCAGTAATTAAATTTAAcctatattatttattaatattttttcatggatgatctaaATAGAATATCTGTCTAACAAAATTGATCTATGATACCGTTTCACAGTGAGTTTTGTATTAGTTGTATGTTCATTTTCTTCCACCACATCAATTTCAAATCTAATAGacttgagaaaatatttttttttaaaaaaatagttagattaaagttattttacaaatttatcGTATAATATGAAAACCATGTATTAATTATCCTTGACTTGGAATAAAATTTTTGGTGCTAGCATGAACAATAATCATGATAACGTCCGGATTAAACGATTTCTAAGCATAACAATTATGGTGACGTTGTATTTAGACGAGATAGTGGCCATTATTCATCTCCCTGGGCATGCGATCGAGTAAGTGCTCGGTGCTTTAGTGACAATTACGGAATTGACCTTTTCGTTGTTATTATGAATCCAACCACGTTACACTTGATTGATACAAGGCCTTACATATATAATTaggaatttatattttatttcttttttagactaaaaaaatattttggcatttagaattaaaaaaaatcccaTTTCAAATCGATAATTGGTAATTAATTACTCTCTTCATGATTTTAAATCTCTATTTTTCAATGGATTGTGTTATGGATAGCATGATTTTTAGTAATTTTCCATGAAATTAAAGTTATGATTTTGtatatttgatttaattttatttctttgatttttttatatgataGGATTGAAggaatttattatataatataatattattaaggtaaaaacttatgtgagacggtctcacggatcgtattttgtaagacagatctcttattttggtcatccattaaaaaatattattttttaagctaagagtattactttttattgtgaatatcggtaaggttgatctgtctcacagataaagattcgtaagttCGTCTCATAAGAGATTACTGTGTAATTAAACTACTGACACAAGGTGAAATTTGAACTCGATACGGATATAGATGTTGAGTCTTACTTTAATAGGTAGACCAATGGAGCTTTGGCCTTATTTCTTTGATTCTATGAATCTGAACTAAAGGTAGTCTATGTTCACTTGGGTTGTGCCCTTACCTTTGTTTGTTTCCTACTCTTttgtttcaaatttatgttataCCAAAACTCCTTGGTAGGTGATGTTTGAGGTTAGGAGGTCGCTGATTGGTGAATGAATTAAGTTCCAAAACAGTGGATTATTCATTGTCAATTCTCGTTGTAATTTACGATACATTACGTACATAATAAATCTTTTgaaatatgaattttatatagatatatgaccaaattcataatatatttattaatgaatgcaattatttatattatataagtCTTGTCATATTTCACTTTAATGCGTTAGCTTTGGGTTCCTTAGTCAAACAACGTCGTAAAATGTGATTGATTATCTTAAAACAATCGATGTCAACTTTGTGCAAATGTGTGTGACACATTCACGTTAGATAAAATTTCTCATAGATTAAATTGAATTTCACCGATGAAAATTGGTTAAGACGTAAGAATTTATGGTACAATCAAAAATTTTAGTCATGtctttttctagaatttataGAATTATGTAGAAGCATTCAAAATACAAAACAAGAAATCAGTTGGCCCTTTTATATCAACACTTATCTTGAATTATATTTGGTTATCCATTCAATAAAATAAGTAAAAATATGGTCCAAATGGACTTTAGTTGGGCTTCACATATTGGGAATGAAATGTGTTCATGCAGTTTGGAGACAGAAATTGGGCTTCATATGATGTACTTGAACATTTTATCAAGAAATTTTGTGGAGGTCCAATTTATAAAGTACAATTTGATGTCTCCTTTTGTTTGATGTATGTTCTAGAATCATGTATATTGTTGGGAATTCAATCAAAACTTCATATTGAAAATTGACGGGACGGATCATGAGTTAATAAGATTGAAATAAATCTTTACTGTTATGAGGTTTTTGAGTGAAGTCCAAAGGGCTTAGATCCATAATGGATAATATCACACCATTATGAAAAAATGTGTTCAATTGTACAACATATATATCCTCTCAAATAGTGGATTGTGGGTCGGTCTGTTCCGTTCTGTTCCGCTGACCGTTTTGACAACTTAAActataaaattaaaacaaagttgcaaataaaatataacccggtaaagaaaataaaaagataattTATGTCATgagaataatataatattattattaatgaaaaaaatagcCAAGTAGGTGGAATTGAAGGATAAAAAAAGGTAAAATCTGCCTGGCATATGTTTCCTGAATCAATGTTAGTGCAGCTCGTAGATATATCTCCTTATCTTTCGGAATAAATTTCATTTCTATGGGTCACACGTACCTTGCTCGATCCTTTTCAACGTTGATTCAACcgtttgaaaatattttacacAAATTCCAAATTTATgactttttattcaaatattcTTCTTGATTTTCTTACCTCATTAAGCATTAACACAAGATTAGTGCAAGATACGCGAAAAATTCGATTATACCCATACATACACTATCTGCACGGGTCAAGATCTTGACATGTGTCATGAAGTAGATCTAACAAACCAAAATATGCCCTTTTCAACTATTGAAGTAAATTACTTGAAAATATCGAGAGAAGTTATAGATTTGATAGGATTTATCATTGCAAAAGATACGAAGTCGTGTATTGGTTGTGCCAATTGGACTCAAAACTTTAACCATGCACGTTATcgatgatttaaaaaaaattatggtaaACGTATTCGTAGGCAATGTAAACATTTATTAGAAAAGTAGATttgttgtgagacggtctcacgaatctttatctgtgagacgggtcaatcctactaatattcataataaaaagtaatactttagcataaaaaataatattttttcattaatgacccaaataagatatctgtctcacaaaatacgacccgtgagaccatctcacacaagtttttgtcaggagaaaaataaaaatgactctgatatttttattttttcatatattgAAATCTTTTGGGGACTAAAAAGAGCCAATGATGTCACcgattttaatataattaaaagggccttttttagtattttctttaaaaacaaCCAATGGAAcatttttcttgaattttttaattgaaaactgttatcaaattatatattaactTTAGGGTCAACATTCAAAATTAACAACTGGGGAATCATGGTACTGTAAAATGTTACATCGGAAATTTTCAAAAGCAATGGTGATGAATTAAAAGATTTGGTGTGATCTGGAATCAATTCTACGCCAAGGGAAGGGCAGGAGTGAAATCAAGATTTAGTAAAAAGATTCCAAACAAGACGAATAATTTCACTTGATATTCAAATCAAATGACCATCATGATACTAtattgttggtcccacgtgcggaatttgagataataaaacccaaaaataaagaataaaatggacaccgagatttacgtgaaaaacccctaaaaattattagggtaaaaaccacgggcaagatgaaaagatttcactataatattttgtggtgtacaactcactcactgtgtttccaaaaagaacacataatcttttaatacaggagaacaaaacatctcataaatattataaaacacaCTCAAATATGTGTATACTGAGAAAGGAACTCAGAATGAGATAGATTGAAATGAGGGatgggagctctatttatagagctccCTGATCACTGTGGAACGCGTTTTCAAACAACACGTTCTCTTCATTTTTCAACAAAGCAAACCAAATCAGAATTCTCCGCTGCATTTTGTTGAATTCTTTGATGCATGCATTTGTCCCTACCACAATAATGCAtattgccgacatttctcccacttggagatttgattgagaatcaaacacatctccacacatcctttcaatcttgccattACATGCTGCTTACGCTGCTAGGCCACTTGAGAATCTACatcactcaaacttatcagtgttcactggcttggtcagaaaatcagctatgttttctttcgtatggatcttctgcatatccacgcttccttcttctactacttcccgtacaaagtgaaattggactccaatgtgtttcgtccttgaatgaaaggctggattccttgcgatgtgcaaggcactctgactgtcacaaaacaaagaaacattttcttgtttgtgcccgatctcctccaataaccttttgatccatattgcctccttgcaagcttgagtagttgccatgtattctgcctctgttgtagataacgccacaactgtctgcagttttgaaacccagcttactgctcttcctgcaagtgtaaacacataaccagtagtagatttcctcttatcaggatcacctgcataatctgaatcgacatagcccctgagtgtaaaattcaatcctccataacataatgcagcattcgaggtacccttaatgtatctaaggattctcttaacagtgctccaatgctctcttccaggattcgccatataccgactaactgctcccactgcttgagcaatgtccggtcttgtacagatcatagtgaacatcaaacttcccactgctgatgcatacggtactcgagacatctccatcctctttGCTTCACTGCTAGAACACATTTCGGAGGATAACCTGAAGTTAAtaggaagaggggtcgaaattggcttactatcttgcatgttgaagcgttgcaagattttcttcaaataatttttctgggaaagccaaatctgtccgttacttctatctcggtgaacttgcatccctagaatcttgtttgctggtcccaagtccttcatatcaaattccctagccaactgtgtcttcaatccttggacatgatctttgttggggcctgctaccaacatgtcgtccacatacaacatcaaaataatataatcatctccagacctcttgaaatacgtacaagggtctgcattcaatctgttgtatccaaggctcatgatataggaatcaaatctcttatACCAACatctcggcgcctgtttgagaccgtacagagatttcttcaacctgcaaaccaagttctctttgcctttttccgcaaaaccttctggctggagcatatagatttcttcttcaagatctccatgaagaaatgccgttttcacatctagctgttctagatgtaggtcaaacaccgcacacaatgccagcaccactctgactgttgtaagccgaaccacatgagaaaatatctcattgaagtcaatgtcttctttctgagcataccattttaccaccaatctagcacgataccgctccacttgatTATTGCCATCTCGCTttatcttatagacccatctgttaccGATGGCTTTCCTctctcgtggtagtgtaacaagatcccaagttttattcctgtctaatgccttcaattcttcttgcattgctatcatccacaaagatacatccgagctttgagtagcctcgtggaaacttgatggctcaccatcctctgataatagacaatatgcaatgttgctttcagtgacataatctgaaagccaacctggtggtcttctgtctcgagttgactgcctcacattgaaaacctcagactcaacatgctcttgttcttcgtgctctggtactgcttcacaagaaacttgaccttcgtccgtcttattttccaccagaaatatagtagtttctgaattcggtgtgcctttgtctccctttactttatcttcctcgaagataacatccctgctgatgacaagcttgtgaacagtaggatctcACAaacgaaacccctttactccatcagcataacccaagaagatacattttctggatttcaaatccaactttgatctttcttgTTCATTGTACAGAACATACACctgacttccaaatgtatgcaaatgagaataatctgtcggcttctcggtccacatctccatcggagtcttcagatcaatcgccactgaaggagaacgattgataatataacaagcggttttgactgcttccgcccaaaatgacttttctagacccgcagtcctcaacataactcttgttctgtccaacaaagtcctgttcatccgctccgtcactccattctgttgaggtgtgcaAGCCGCCGTGAACTGtctcttgatgccctcatgttgacaaaatgcatcaaactcgtcactggtatattctcctccattgtcagtcctcagacacttgattttcttttcagaatcaagttcaacccgcgctttgaaatctttgaagatttgaaaaacatctgatttcttcttgattggatacatccaatatctcctagagaaatcatcaatgaacgagacaaaatatctcgctcctcctagggatacaaccggtgcttgccaaacatccgaatgaatcagcgccaatatgcttttgctcctggcagtagaagtgccaaactttaatctgtgttgtttactggtaacacagtgctcacaaagGGTAGTGACATTTTTGTAAGTCCCgacagcagcttccgttctgagagaattttcaacccccgttctgacatatgcccgagctttctatgccataacactgttaattcttctcctgaaccaattgatgcaacaactagttctgcctctttgtgtgtttctcccaaaagtacatacagatttgcagcaactttttccgccttcataaccacaagcgctcccttcacaattttcataatCCCATTCTCGAtccgagttttgcacccgatatcatccaattgccccaaggacaaaagatttttcgtcagtcctttcacatgtcgtacctcctgtatggtgcgaatggtgccatcaaacattttaattttgatagtaccgaccccagcgatttccaaggcatgatcatttcccatgaatacagatcctcctgagactggttcataattaTCAAACcgttctctccgagacgtcatgtgccacgtcgcacCTGAATCCAttatccatgtgtcacaaaatttgtgtctgccttctgcaactgttgccacttcgctgaataatatttcaccactggctgaagtactggccacattttcttgagaacttttatcaatactcgtacactctctcttgaagtgccctttaccgtcacatttaaagcagtaaatatttttcttcttacttcttgactttgatctacctcgcctttgactcccactggagtcacggtccataaatcttcctcttatcatcggtaaagcctctgcctgcttcgatgttaccaacctatcttccttattcttgcgccgactttcttctccgagaaccgcagttaagacatcgtcgaatcttagaaagcccatcagaatattgttggtaatgttgatgataagttgatcgtaTGAATCtagtagactttgaagtagaagctccgcacgttcattttcccctattttatgccccatggaagtgagttgggcaaatagagtatttagtgtattgatatggtcggtcatcgatgaggattccgccatccgaagagtataaagccttctctttaggaaaatcatgttgtgtagcgacttgacctcgtacatctttgtcagagtatcccagataactttggctgtttttatctcagagatacttgacaaaacttcgtcagctatagccaagtgtaaattggcaacagcattatcattcatctcgttccactttccatcatctgtaatctccaccggtctatctccaatagccgccaagcaattttcctttcttaaaactgcttgtatctttattttccacagcataaaattgcttccgttgaattttgctatctcgtaccttcccgccattatgtctacaacaattttagtagactggacaaaataatcccgccttaaataaaaaaatctcaaaaaatcttttctgatgtggaagatcagtctaggctgcaaccacagagcatactcagaattttaagaaattttaaaccaaggctctgataccacttgttggtcccatgtgcggaatttgagataataaaacccaaaaataaagaataaaatggacaccgagatttacgtggaaaacccctaaaaattattagggtaaaaaccacgggcaagatgaaaaaatttcactatgatattttgtggtgtacaactcactcattgtgtttccaaagagaacacacactctcttaatacaggagaacaaaacacctcacaaatattataaaacacaCTCAAATATGTGTATACTGAGAAAGGAACTCAGAATGGGATAGATTGAAATGAGGGaagggagctctatttatagagctccCTGATCACTGTGGAACGCGTTTTCAAACAACACGTTCTCTTCATTTTTCAACAAAGCAAACCAAATCAGAATTCTCCGCTGCATTTTGTTGAATTCTTTGATGCATGCATTTGTCCCTACCACAATAATGCATATTGCCGacatatatatcatatattaattgcaaactaaaattatttttagatttttttcagTATCGATGTTTTGTCACTTTACTAAAACTTATAACTGGTGGTAATGACtctactcaaatattttaaaatgcacTCAACATATTGCAGCACAAGTGCACAACAAACTTCCTCTCAATAATTGTACtcattgcaatcaatgagaatcgaactcaTGATTCTGATACTCATTGTAGGAAGACTCGTTTatcgttttaccaaaaattatagcTAGTGGATtaatgatgcaactcaaatcttttaaactgtaTAACAACACAAAAATTATAGTTTAATCGTCCTACTCAACAGAGACAATTACTGCGCATAAAACATCCTTCTCCAATTCATATATTCAGTTTGTTTGAAATTAAATCTcgatttcataaatatttttttatgtaccTCGTGAAAAATGTATGgcatatataaatatagatatacACAAATTCCTGTTGATTAGTTGAATGTATTGGGGCATCTATCTTAAGCAGTCTGTCTTGTTGATCAGATTAAGGGATCTAATCCTACCATGTGGGCGACCGAAATTCCCTGGGTATTCCACTTGCTCgtgatgatattattataaaaagacCAAAAAAGGGACTTTAGAAAAATTCACCAAAATCCTGTCTTTCAATTAATATTCACAAAATTCTGTCAACTTGCCCTATTCCACCACCTTTAATTCATCTGATCTAGCTATATATAAAGTGCACTTTGCTCGACAAATACCTCAAACAACATCAAAACTTGTTTTAGATAGTATACACTTAGCTTCTCCCTCTAGCTAATGTCGTCGAGTTCTAGTCAATCGTCGCGTTTCATGGCATGGACGCCCAAGCAGAACAAGCAGTTCGAAGAGGCTCTGGCGAAACACGACAGGGATACGCCGGATCGTTGGCATAACATAGCCAAGGCAGTTGGTGGGAAATCAGCGGAGGAAGTGAAGAGACATTATGAAGCTTTAGTTAAAGACATTATGCACATAGAAAACGATCAAGTCCCTATACCTAATTATGGAGCTATCCCAAGCAATCACAGAGGATATGGCAACGAATATAGGTATTTCAAAACAACTCTTCTACTTTCACATGCACAGCACATgcatttcaaattttcaagaaatcaaGATTTGATGCTGGGAATTCTATCTTCTATATGGAATTATGAAATAACGTTCCACCCTAAATGTCacctctttttttaaaaaatatgaatattgATTGAAACATTTCATTTTAGCTTTTGAAGTTTATTTTCATGACTAGCATTGTTCATTTACATTCATAAAATGTAAATTACAGTATATCACATTTGAAACAGGAAATTTATCTTGataattttttccttttcttggttttttttttttttttttgccgtGGTTCACGTTCTATTTTTGCAACAggcttttcaagaatctcagtCTACAGTAGCGAACTGGTGCGAGGTCAAATACTTTGACCGTTGGAAGCTCTTGCGCGGTTAAATACATATTAAAGGAGTACTTGCAACATATAGGAAAAATTGATTATGTATTTTTCATTAACAAATTTATGAAGTGAACATCCATAATCACtttttttttaagttgcaaATACTCCCACAATTATATATGTACAAGGAACATTATCTTTTGTACTATGATTATCCAATATGCTTGGAACATTGGTCTTTAGTTTTTATTCCAAATTTCTTTGATCTCAAATATTCGAGCTGATTGGATATCTAATTAAgttatttcatcatttattaAATTCGATTTggaattaaaaattatttaaaaaataaataaaattcactTAAGAAAGTCATTCAAAAGTCAAAATCATAGCTCTCTTTCGATGTATTCTATATTGAATTTTCATGAATGAAGCGATCGATTTTCATGATAGTTGAAATGAGATTTAAAGATTCGATCGACCATATATGTtcaagaatttaattaaaatcaagatATCACGTAATGCAGCAAAATTAATGGAAATGTAGCAACGTTTATAATTTTAGACTATATTTGGGATGATTTGGATTCGGAAAAATATGGACGAACTTCAAATGTATTTATTGTGTGAATCAGAAATTCATTAAGTTGATTGATGAATAATTTTATAATGAAagaaagataaatgaaaatttaaagCATTGAACAAGtatatatgattatatataaaaaattatatatttcgtTTAAAATCATTCGATCCAAATGTACTCGTAAATTGTCGCAACCAAAGTATTTCACTTCAAATAGTTTGATATCGATTTGTCTTTCCTGCTACGCCGACTTTTAACGAGAACATCAACGTTAGTTTAAAACATATACCGTTCTAAAAATTTGTCTATTTGATGGTACAATCTTTCTAGGTCCAGTTTATAAGCTATTTATTATTAGTTTTTGTCGGGAATCCAACAAAAGTCTTACATTAAAAATATATGGGAAGATCATAGTTTAATAAAATTGAATGATATCTCTATTGGTATCAGATCttttgagtaaaaaaaaaacaaacaaatccATGAGTGCTTATGTCCAAAGTGAACAATATCGTGTCATTATGGAGATACGCGATTTCCATCCCTAACATGTTGTATCAGAATTATtgtctagattgagccatgCAGGTGGAATCCTCGTATTCTTAAAACGAAGAAGGTGCAGGCTCCCAGTAAATCCACGATCAGATCGAGGTAGGCATTGATCCAAATATTTCATGTAAGACGTTCACTTTCAATGCAGGAGAGATGAGTGACCTCGATGATGGATGAATGAGATCAATGGGATGTCCATACTAAATGAAAACGTATAAATAAATCGTAAAAGGTATTTGATTCAAAGTAGGATGATCCGTTGGATTCAGCCGTTGTGGCTATAATCTTGATAAGAAAAGTTTTTTTCCAACCAGATTTGAAGTACTGTACATCATTTAATTGTAAAACAGTACTAGTCTAGTTTTGTTAAATACATGTACTAATTTTGACGCTTGCACCGTGATAAATGATTCACATACGTAATCCAAACACAAGTGGGCCATAAAATTCGACGATACTTTTTCAGGCCTACTAGGGGGGACTACCTAAGCCAAGTGCAAAGCAAATCCTTGGACTCCTCGAGAACCAATCTAAAAAAATGGCTACCTTTTTTAGGCCTAAAGGATTTACTTGTTTGACATATGCATCCacttatatttaaatttagtgCCCTTTACCCGCGGTGAGTGCTTAGTATATTATGTAagttaagaaaaataaatatgaacAAATATGTAACTGTTTGTATTACTACATGCATACATAATATTTGTCGGGACTATGTTCT from Primulina tabacum isolate GXHZ01 chromosome 14, ASM2559414v2, whole genome shotgun sequence includes:
- the LOC142524701 gene encoding protein RADIALIS-like 3 is translated as MSSSSSQSSRFMAWTPKQNKQFEEALAKHDRDTPDRWHNIAKAVGGKSAEEVKRHYEALVKDIMHIENDQVPIPNYGAIPSNHRGYGNEYRLFKNLSLQ